Proteins encoded by one window of Rutidosis leptorrhynchoides isolate AG116_Rl617_1_P2 chromosome 7, CSIRO_AGI_Rlap_v1, whole genome shotgun sequence:
- the LOC139858241 gene encoding uncharacterized protein isoform X3: MSRTCKLFYAIFQFLLLYQGPIVDFTLSMRISDATDDYPEIDQILLHLSRKNTVKKLRINHLPSFNGYGNLTTLCLEYVRIDRKTLKQFLSNNPQLKSFTMVSHNSTWIFTEDEYETMNALFQCLPVIENLTLCVSEIQHLRRGMVPRELATSLVHLKYLCLERMCFLENDWLRFLVLMTRSSPDLEKLRLQVTGITLNKLTSTLLQCKIIRIFN, translated from the exons ATGAGCAGGACGTGTAAACTTTTCTATGCTATATTTCAATTCTTGTTACTATACCAGGGGCCAATAGTTGACTTCACCCTTTCCATGAGAATATCTGACGCAACTGACGATTATCCGGAAATCGACCAAATTTTACTTCATTTGTCGAGAAAAAATACTGTCAAGAAACTTCG TATTAACCATTTACCATCGTTCAATGGATATGGTAACCTTACAACCTTATGCTTGGAGTATGTCCGCATCGATAGAAAAACACTTAAGCAATTCTTATCCAATAATCCACAACTTAAGAGCTTCACGATG GTATCACATAATAGTACTTGGATTTTCACTGAAGATGAATATGAAACCATGAATGCGCTATTTCAGTGCTTACCCGTGATTGAAAATCTTACTCTCTGTGTTTCAGAGATTCAG CATTTACGTAGAGGGATGGTTCCACGAGAGCTTGCAACTTCATTAGTGCACCTCAAATACTTATGCTTAGAAAGAATGTGTTTCCTTGAAAATGATTGGTTGCGGTTTCTTGTACTTATGACCAGAAGCTCCCCAGACTTGGAGAAACTTAGACTACAG GTCACTGGAATTACTTTGAATAAGTTGACTTCTACACTGTTGCAATGCAAGATTATTCGGATATTCAATTAG
- the LOC139858241 gene encoding F-box protein At1g80960-like isoform X2 translates to MDAQRLLLDGSINNLPYDILENILFRLPTEEVVRASVLSKQWRYNWTKIPKVVFTEDLFDESPNENQLPVIEQGFVNPQSERKKDEQDVINHLPSFNGYGNLTTLCLEYVRIDRKTLKQFLSNNPQLKSFTMVSHNSTWIFTEDEYETMNALFQCLPVIENLTLCVSEIQHLRRGMVPRELATSLVHLKYLCLERMCFLENDWLRFLVLMTRSSPDLEKLRLQMHCEDAGHWNYFE, encoded by the exons ATGGATGCTCAACGTTTATTGTTAGATGGATCGATCAACAACCTTCCTTATGACATTTTAGAAAACATCCTGTTCCGTCTGCCAACTGAAGAGGTAGTAAGGGCAAGTGTCCTCTCTAAGCAATGGAGGTACAATTGGACCAAGATTCCTAAAGTTGTGTTTACCGAGGATCTGTTCGATGAATCACCCAATGAAAATCAGCTACCCGTTATTGAGCAAGGGTTTGTAAATCCACAAAGTGAAAGGAAAAAAGATGAGCAGGACGT TATTAACCATTTACCATCGTTCAATGGATATGGTAACCTTACAACCTTATGCTTGGAGTATGTCCGCATCGATAGAAAAACACTTAAGCAATTCTTATCCAATAATCCACAACTTAAGAGCTTCACGATG GTATCACATAATAGTACTTGGATTTTCACTGAAGATGAATATGAAACCATGAATGCGCTATTTCAGTGCTTACCCGTGATTGAAAATCTTACTCTCTGTGTTTCAGAGATTCAG CATTTACGTAGAGGGATGGTTCCACGAGAGCTTGCAACTTCATTAGTGCACCTCAAATACTTATGCTTAGAAAGAATGTGTTTCCTTGAAAATGATTGGTTGCGGTTTCTTGTACTTATGACCAGAAGCTCCCCAGACTTGGAGAAACTTAGACTACAG ATGCATTGCGAAGATGCAGGTCACTGGAATTACTTTGAATAA
- the LOC139858241 gene encoding uncharacterized protein isoform X1, whose amino-acid sequence MDAQRLLLDGSINNLPYDILENILFRLPTEEVVRASVLSKQWRYNWTKIPKVVFTEDLFDESPNENQLPVIEQGFVNPQSERKKDEQDVINHLPSFNGYGNLTTLCLEYVRIDRKTLKQFLSNNPQLKSFTMVSHNSTWIFTEDEYETMNALFQCLPVIENLTLCVSEIQHLRRGMVPRELATSLVHLKYLCLERMCFLENDWLRFLVLMTRSSPDLEKLRLQVTGITLNKLTSTLLQCKIIRIFN is encoded by the exons ATGGATGCTCAACGTTTATTGTTAGATGGATCGATCAACAACCTTCCTTATGACATTTTAGAAAACATCCTGTTCCGTCTGCCAACTGAAGAGGTAGTAAGGGCAAGTGTCCTCTCTAAGCAATGGAGGTACAATTGGACCAAGATTCCTAAAGTTGTGTTTACCGAGGATCTGTTCGATGAATCACCCAATGAAAATCAGCTACCCGTTATTGAGCAAGGGTTTGTAAATCCACAAAGTGAAAGGAAAAAAGATGAGCAGGACGT TATTAACCATTTACCATCGTTCAATGGATATGGTAACCTTACAACCTTATGCTTGGAGTATGTCCGCATCGATAGAAAAACACTTAAGCAATTCTTATCCAATAATCCACAACTTAAGAGCTTCACGATG GTATCACATAATAGTACTTGGATTTTCACTGAAGATGAATATGAAACCATGAATGCGCTATTTCAGTGCTTACCCGTGATTGAAAATCTTACTCTCTGTGTTTCAGAGATTCAG CATTTACGTAGAGGGATGGTTCCACGAGAGCTTGCAACTTCATTAGTGCACCTCAAATACTTATGCTTAGAAAGAATGTGTTTCCTTGAAAATGATTGGTTGCGGTTTCTTGTACTTATGACCAGAAGCTCCCCAGACTTGGAGAAACTTAGACTACAG GTCACTGGAATTACTTTGAATAAGTTGACTTCTACACTGTTGCAATGCAAGATTATTCGGATATTCAATTAG